The following is a genomic window from bacterium.
TATAAGGTTTTTTATTTATTATTATTTCTCCTTTTCCTGGAATTAATCTTACACGGGCGACAGATGTTTTCCGTCTGCCAGTAGAGTAGAATACTTGTTTTGCTTTTGCCACAATAAATCTCCTTTATATTTCCATTTCTCGGGGGATAGGAACAGGTTTTTGAGCTTCCTGATGATGCTCTTTATCTGGATAGACCTTTAATTTTGTCAGCATTTTTCTACCGAGTTTATTTTTAGGAAGCATGCCTTTAACAGCTCTTTTTATAACTTCCTCCGGGTTTTTTTTCATCAGGTCAAAAAGGCGTGTCTCTTTAAGGCCTCCCGGATATCCTGAGTAGTGATAATAAACTTTTTGCTCCAGTT
Proteins encoded in this region:
- the rplM gene encoding 50S ribosomal protein L13, which gives rise to MKTFIPKADNTERIWYIVNAEDKVLGRLASKVAAILRGKHKPIYAPHIDVGDYVIVINAAKVRLTGKKLEQKVYYHYSGYPGGLKETRLFDLMKKNPEEVIKRAVKGMLPKNKLGRKMLTKLKVYPDKEHHQEAQKPVPIPREMEI